Proteins encoded in a region of the Scomber scombrus chromosome 16, fScoSco1.1, whole genome shotgun sequence genome:
- the lratd2a gene encoding protein LRATD2a has product MGNQMDKLSHLSYAEVPTVDPNGVDTEEGPRIGVSYIFSNDDDELEDGCAVDGTAKDPNQEEKQYDQRDEVECAVYNRDECIYEKSVKSASLEVYSPENLLNKCKAGDLVEFVATGQYPHWAVYVGDFQVVHLHRAEVKNSFLTDASQGRRCRIVNDLYKFKALGPDMVVQSAMEQVGLKDQELSWRNSECFAAWCRFGKREFKMGGEIRIGKQPYRLKIFMSDKHSHVLEFQSLEDMVMEKRRNDHLGRTAVLQELATHFNSVEEIKSEPDAD; this is encoded by the coding sequence ATGGGGAACCAGATGGACAAGCTGTCACATTTAAGTTACGCAGAAGTTCCAACAGTGGACCCGAACGGCGTGGACACAGAGGAAGGTCCGCGGATCGGCGTTTCTTACATTTTTTCTAACGACGACGACGAGCTGGAGGATGGCTGCGCGGTCGATGGCACAGCAAAGGACCCGAATCAGGAAGAGAAACAATACGACCAGCGCGATGAGGTGGAGTGCGCCGTCTACAACAGAGACGAATGCATCTACGAGAAGAGTGTCAAGTCCGCCAGTTTGGAGGTTTACTCTCCGGAGAATCTGCTGAACAAATGCAAAGCAGGCGACTTGGTGGAGTTCGTGGCCACCGGTCAGTACCCACACTGGGCTGTGTACGTGGGGGACTTCCAGGTAGTGCACCTGCACCGAGCCGAGgtgaaaaacagctttttgacAGACGCAAGTCAGGGGAGGAGGTGTAGGATTGTGAACGACTTGTACAAATTTAAAGCTCTGGGTCCGGACATGGTGGTGCAGAGCGCGATGGAGCAGGTGGGCTTAAAGGACCAAGAGCTAAGCTGGAGGAATTCGGAGTGCTTTGCAGCCTGGTGCAGGTTCGGGAAGAGGGAGTTCAAAATGGGTGGGGAGATACGGATAGGCAAACAGCCTTACAGGTTGAAAATATTCATGTCCGACAAGCATTCCCACGTGCTGGAGTTTCAGAGTTTGGAGGACATGGTCatggagaagaggagaaacgATCATCTGGGCAGGACAGCCGTGTTGCAGGAGCTGGCCACTCATTTCAACAGTGTGGAGGAGATAAAAAGTGAGCCAGACGCTGACTGA